In the genome of Hevea brasiliensis isolate MT/VB/25A 57/8 chromosome 14, ASM3005281v1, whole genome shotgun sequence, the window ATGTTGTTCCTTCCTGAAACCTTTAATAATTCCTTGGCCGATGAGGCTGTTCTTTGTTTGAATTGCATTGGTAATGATCAGTTTCATCTCTCTCCTGCTATTAGTAGCGATATTCCTTTAATCCATCGCTTCAGTAAAACTAGCCTTTCTCTTCAGTTTTTCCATGGAAATAGACTAGCCATTCTTCGTGAAGTTTCCAACATTGTCAACGAAGTTTGCTTGAGAGCTTTCGAAGATATTTTGCAACAGGTAGAGAAGTTGAAGTTGAAGGTAGTTGATGATCATGAAGTTATTGGAAATATCCGAGGAAAAGAAATGATGAACAAACATCCTTTTAGTGTTTATGGTTTTCCTGTGATTAATACTCTGTTGCCTATAATATATAATTCAGAGGTTCATGGAGCTTATGGTCACATGGGTAATGGGGGAGGATATTCAAGTTTTGTGCCTGGTCTTGATCCTTATGATCTTGCCATTCAGACACAGGCTTTGAACAAAGAAATTGGAGATGTATTGAGCCATATTCCGATCTGTACAACTGACGAAAAAAAAGATAATGTTATTCCTGTAGATGATAGGactattttcttgacattctctaAAGGGTACCCTATTTCCGAAGATGAAATCAGAGATTTCTTCACCAGGTTACTTCTCTCTCTAggtcctttcttttctttctcatgtgtttggcttctttttttttttggataagcATGTGTTTGGCTAATGTTATCATTTAcgtttttatttttctaatgatTTCAGAAAATATGGAGACTGTATTGATGCAATTCGCATGCAAGAAGTATTGGGCGATCATGGCCAACCACTGTATGCACGCCTTGTTGTTCTATCTCCTTCTATTATTGGAGTGATTCTTGAAGGCAAGAACAAGGCAAAGTTCTCCATTAATGGAAAGCATGTTTGGGCTCGAAAATATGTCCGAAGAAACCAAAGGCTGTTTTCATCACCACCATCATCGCAGCCAACTTCTCCTACAAGACCATCAAAAGCTTAAATTTACTAATGGATATGTTGGTTTAGTTATCCTACTGTATTTTGCAatttttttt includes:
- the LOC110645449 gene encoding uncharacterized protein LOC110645449; the encoded protein is MASLSFPCYLLSPIVSQEEIKIFHNIDRILYARLVINLNRDPAESIQVMAFWIWLERARLVVGDLVNKMLFLPETFNNSLADEAVLCLNCIGNDQFHLSPAISSDIPLIHRFSKTSLSLQFFHGNRLAILREVSNIVNEVCLRAFEDILQQVEKLKLKVVDDHEVIGNIRGKEMMNKHPFSVYGFPVINTLLPIIYNSEVHGAYGHMGNGGGYSSFVPGLDPYDLAIQTQALNKEIGDVLSHIPICTTDEKKDNVIPVDDRTIFLTFSKGYPISEDEIRDFFTRKYGDCIDAIRMQEVLGDHGQPLYARLVVLSPSIIGVILEGKNKAKFSINGKHVWARKYVRRNQRLFSSPPSSQPTSPTRPSKA